The nucleotide sequence AAATGTAATagcataaatttaataaaatatattgtCAGCATAAAATTATGTTAAGATTTATGTCATTATCTAACAAATACTGTCTACCAAATTTGTAGGAAATAGGAATTACATTAATATGGGGCAGGATGGAAAATACTCATGATAGTCCTTAACTCCTTACTTAACATTGGTGGGAATAAATTTTGTTACCAAATTTATACAACTCAGAATCTGACAAATGAGATTACTCTAAGCTTTCTACTCCAACATCCATATGCTTAAACTTGAACACTCCCCAGTTAGAAGAAAGCAACTAGAGAATGTAGTTAGCAGCTTGCTAAATTAAGAATCCTTAAAATGAATTATTACTACAATTGTTTCTTTGATGCAAATTTACAAGAAGCTTGTTGCAAACCAAGTAAAAATATTATGAGCTAAGGTGCCAATGATGGCCTATTTCTGCATGAATGTAAGAAGGATTCTCATGACCCATTCATTCAACCAAGAGAAATAATGACAATCCTATATAAAGCTCAGAAAAATGCATGATGTAACAATCAATTAACAAGGATCAGATTAGATCACTATACCAGTGTGTTCATGAATGACTTCAAATTCTTCGCATCTTCATCGGTTGTCAGGAACTTGGGAGGTTTAAAGAGTTTCCATAGACCAGGTGGATGCTTACTTTTAACTTTGGTAATTCCAGAAAACCGCCCATAAATCTTTTCACACTCTGGATAGGGCTTGACATAAAGATTGTAAAATCTAAGCCTGGTTGGCTTTACCATGTCCTTTAGTCCAACCTCGAAACCAAGCGCGCCTTTCGCTTTCAAGTACTCCATCACATTGTACCTAGGAACAATCTGCTTCTCAAAGTTCACACTCAAGTACTCAGGAACATGAAGCAAACAATCAACACTATAATTCATCCTCTGCACCAAGAACCCAATCTTTTTCTCAATGGACTCTACATCATAGGTTATCAACCTTGGCTCTTTCCATAACAACTTCAAAGCATCACTTCGAATCAAACCGTGATCGCACAAGCAATCCACTTTTAACTTCACTTCAAAACAAGCCCTCAGCAAACCATCCTGAAAAATCCTCTCCCTTGGCACCCTAACTACCTCGGTCCTAATTTCATTCCTAGGAAATCTTAACTCCTCCAATTCACGAATCAGGGGCTTCAACCTCTGCTCAACCCCAATTCCCAACACCCTTGGGTTCAACCGCACAACTCGATCAACCACCTCATCCCTCGGAATCCCAAATTCCACCAGAAACTCAATCACAGAAGCAAGTTGCCTCCTGCTCACTGCAATCACACTCGGAAAACCCTCCAAAACCTTCCACACAACGTCATCAGAAAATCCCAATCCCTTCAATTCCTCGACTTTCTTGGAAGCCTCAACCGGGTCCAGTTGGAATCTTCTAGAACACTCCAAGAAGTTCACAATCATGGATGAGGAAGGGTTCATGGCCTTGAGCTTCGACAATCCCTGCTCCCAGTTTTGAAGGAACTTGGGTTCCAACACGGCAGGGCAATTGCGAATGAGGGAGACAACAGCATTTTGGGGAATTCGGAAGGAGAAGAGAGTGGCAAGTGATTTCTCGAGTTCAGGTATGTTGGAATCTAAGAGAAAGGAGTTGTTGGAGATGAAGTGGGGAATTTGGGAAGGGGGGAAACCATACCTTTGGAAGAGACTGGCGAGGGAAATCTGTTTCCGGTAACAAGAAGCAGTGGAGAAACAGACGGAGTGGTTTCGGAGGATACAATTGCCAATGCTTCTTGTTGCTGCCATTGTGAATGCCTCTCGTGCATTGTTCCCCCCTCCTCAATGTTGGGCAATCGGTCTTCTCTGATGTAATAAACAAACCTGCAAATTGACACGACAAAAAATGAGTATCAAAATTATACATGAAAATTACATTGTTTAGGATATTTTTATACATCAAAATTATTCATTTTGCAAAATGATGATAAATTGAGATGCTGTGGAATAAAAACAAATAtgaaaaaatttcactaaatGGAATTAAACAATAAACAAAGATCCAATTGTAGCAGCTAAAACACTAAGCTCACCATATCAGCTAGGAACTGAAAAAACAAAATCCAAGCAACTATAAAGATTAAACATAAGTCAGCTATAACAAAGTTATCAACAATATGTTTAATTTGTTTACTCATTTTTTCTCACTTGAGATTAACTTACTTGACTTTTATCAACAATTTAATCAGCAATTTGATCAACAATCAGCAACAACAAAACATCGATAGCAGGATTTCAAAGTTCATAACTAACATCAATATGGTATTTTGTAGATTCAGGGCCAAGAATATCTTCACTATTTTGTTAAAAGAAGTTAAACAGAAACTCGGCAAAAAAGGTTAAAATTGTTAAGAGAAGGTTAAAGAGCAACAAAAAAGGTTAAAATTGTTAAGAGAAGGTTAAAGAGCAACTCA is from Arachis ipaensis cultivar K30076 chromosome B01, Araip1.1, whole genome shotgun sequence and encodes:
- the LOC107646489 gene encoding transcription termination factor MTERF15, mitochondrial, which gives rise to MAATRSIGNCILRNHSVCFSTASCYRKQISLASLFQRYGFPPSQIPHFISNNSFLLDSNIPELEKSLATLFSFRIPQNAVVSLIRNCPAVLEPKFLQNWEQGLSKLKAMNPSSSMIVNFLECSRRFQLDPVEASKKVEELKGLGFSDDVVWKVLEGFPSVIAVSRRQLASVIEFLVEFGIPRDEVVDRVVRLNPRVLGIGVEQRLKPLIRELEELRFPRNEIRTEVVRVPRERIFQDGLLRACFEVKLKVDCLCDHGLIRSDALKLLWKEPRLITYDVESIEKKIGFLVQRMNYSVDCLLHVPEYLSVNFEKQIVPRYNVMEYLKAKGALGFEVGLKDMVKPTRLRFYNLYVKPYPECEKIYGRFSGITKVKSKHPPGLWKLFKPPKFLTTDEDAKNLKSFMNTLV